CCGAGGCGATGGCCCAGGTGGAGGATGCGGCAGCCGTCCGCCCCGCGCCAGACGGGGCCGCGCGCCCTCGAACGCGCCGGTGTCGTGCCACGCCCAGACGTACGTCGTCGGACAGCGCAGATACACCGGCCCGTCCGCCCGCGTCGCCACGACATGAGTCTCCCCGCACAATACGCACACGTACTCGACGCCCGCCATACCGTCCCTCCTAGAGAAGCTTCGTTCCGTTCATCTGCAGCCGGAACTGGCAGCGCAGCCACTGCGCCGCCCGCCGGCACATGACCATGCGCGGCAGAAAGATCTCGAAGTACTCCATCACCTGGGAGATCCGCGTGTCGATCGTCAGCTCGAGCGTCACGGTCCGCGCCGGGGCGTCGACCCGCAGGAAGGAGTGCTCCGCCGCGTAGTTGACCCGGTCGTGGATGTCGAAGCTCGCGGGATCGGCGTTCCGCACGCGCGTCCGATGCACGTCGGACTTGTCCGCGATGATGAGCGCCGCGCAGGCGTCGCTGACCGGCTCCCCGGTCTGCTCTTCGTGATTGCCGATCGCCCCCATCACCACCGCCATGTCGACCGGATCCATGCCGAGCCGCGTGAGGATCCGGCTGGCGAGCAACGCGCCCGTCGCCTCGTGGCCCACACGGCCCACCAAGTTGCCGATGTCGTGCAGATACCCGGCAATCGCCGCGAGCTGCACCTGCCGCTCGTCGTGGTCGAGACGGCGCAGGACGTTGCCGGCGATGTTGGCCACGAGCGTCGCGTGCCGAAAGCCGTGCTCGGTGTAGCCGATCGCCCCGGTGTACTCGTTGGCCTTCGCGAGGTATGCCTCCACCTCGCGGTCGCGCTTGACGTCCTCGAGCGAGAGCGGCCGCCCCGGCGCGCTGGACACCCTCGGCGCGGGTTCCGGCATGGCTATCCCTTGTTGACGACCGACTGCACGGCGGTGCGGTCGGCCTGCACGCGGACGTTCTGTGCCAGTTCGAGGAGAACCCGCTTGTCCCGGAGCTCGACGATGACGCCGTAGAGACCGCCGCGGGTCAGCACGCGGTCCCCCTTCTTGAGCCGCCCGAGCATCTCGCGATACCGGCGTTGCTGCGCCTGCTGGGGCATGATCGCGACGAAATAGAACACCGCGACGATGACGACCAAAGGCAATAACTGTATGAGTTGCTGGTTGGTCACCCGCGCCCCCTGCGCTGCGTGCGTGCGGCGACGGCTCAGCAAGACGCCTTCGCGGCGCGCCGCGCATTCCCTACGATCATCCTACCATGCGGTGCGGTAGCGGGCGAGCGTCGCCTCGCTCCACGCGGCGAACCGGTCTTCCAGAATCGCTTCGCGCATCGCCCGAACGAGCCGCACCATGAACGTCACGTTGTGCAGGCTGAGGAGCCGCGGTCCGAGCATCTCGCCGGCCTTGAACAGGTGCCGCAAGTACGCCCGGCTGTAGCCGCGGCACGCCGGGCACGGGCAGCCCTCGTCGAGCGGTGCCAGGTCGGCGGCGTGCTGCGCGTTGTGCAGGTGCAGCCGGCCGCCGGGGGTGAGCGCCACCCCGGTCCGGCCGACGCGGGTCGGGAGGACGCAGTCGAACATGTCGACCCCCCGGCGGACCGCTTCGATGCTGCTCGGCGGGACGCCCACCCCCATGAGGTAGCGTGGAGACCCGGCTGGAAGCCGCTCCGTGACGGCCGCCAAGAGATCGTACATCATCGGCCGAGGCTCCCCCACCGACAGCCCGCCGACGGCGTACCCCGCAAAGCCCAGGCCGACGATCTCGTCTGCGGCGCGGCGGCGCGGGCCGGCCTCGAATCCGCCCTGGACGATGCCGAAGAGCGCCTGCTCGGGCCGGCGGTGGGCGTCCCGCGATCGGCGCGCCCAGACGGCGGTCCGCCGTTCCGCCTCTTCCGCCGCCGCGGGCGGCGCCGGGTAGCCGAGGCAGACGTCGAGGGGCATGATAATGTCCGCGCCCAGGCGCTTCTCGATATCGACGACGCTTTCAGGCGTCAGGTGAAACTCCCGCCCCTCGATCGGAGAGCGGAAGGTCACGCCGTCGTCGGAGACGCGGCGGAGATGGGCC
This genomic window from bacterium contains:
- a CDS encoding HD domain-containing protein, which produces MPEPAPRVSSAPGRPLSLEDVKRDREVEAYLAKANEYTGAIGYTEHGFRHATLVANIAGNVLRRLDHDERQVQLAAIAGYLHDIGNLVGRVGHEATGALLASRILTRLGMDPVDMAVVMGAIGNHEEQTGEPVSDACAALIIADKSDVHRTRVRNADPASFDIHDRVNYAAEHSFLRVDAPARTVTLELTIDTRISQVMEYFEIFLPRMVMCRRAAQWLRCQFRLQMNGTKLL
- the yajC gene encoding preprotein translocase subunit YajC — encoded protein: MLSRRRTHAAQGARVTNQQLIQLLPLVVIVAVFYFVAIMPQQAQQRRYREMLGRLKKGDRVLTRGGLYGVIVELRDKRVLLELAQNVRVQADRTAVQSVVNKG
- the tgt gene encoding tRNA guanosine(34) transglycosylase Tgt produces the protein MFRFELVHADETTGARAGILHTPHGTVETPAFMPVGTHGTVRGLTPEEVRGAGAEIVLGNTYHLMLRPGVEVIARAGGLHRFMHWDGPILTDSGGYQVFSLAHLRRVSDDGVTFRSPIEGREFHLTPESVVDIEKRLGADIIMPLDVCLGYPAPPAAAEEAERRTAVWARRSRDAHRRPEQALFGIVQGGFEAGPRRRAADEIVGLGFAGYAVGGLSVGEPRPMMYDLLAAVTERLPAGSPRYLMGVGVPPSSIEAVRRGVDMFDCVLPTRVGRTGVALTPGGRLHLHNAQHAADLAPLDEGCPCPACRGYSRAYLRHLFKAGEMLGPRLLSLHNVTFMVRLVRAMREAILEDRFAAWSEATLARYRTAW